One genomic segment of Tursiops truncatus isolate mTurTru1 chromosome 11, mTurTru1.mat.Y, whole genome shotgun sequence includes these proteins:
- the SBF1 gene encoding myotubularin-related protein 5 isoform X5, producing the protein MPPGSAEGQGQILQRFPEKDWEDNPFPQGIELFCQPSGWQLCPERNPPTFFVAVLTDINSERHYCACLTFWEPVEPTQEGLCTEDTAEREEEAGEGGPVGLSTAAPGPPGQLFAPKTLVLVSRLDHAEVFRNSLGLIYTIHVEGLNVGLENVVGNLLTCIIPLAGGSQRTISLGAGDRQVIQTPLTDSLPISRCSVALLFRQLGITNVLSLFCAALTEHKVLFLSRSYQRLSDACRGLLALLFPLRYSFTYVPILPAQLLEVLSTPTPFIIGVNAAFQAEAQELLDVIVADLDGGTVTVPECVHIPPLPEPLQSQTHSILSMVLDPELELADLAFPPPTTSTSSLKMQDKELRAVFLRLFAQLLQGYRWCLHMVRIHPEPVIRFHKAAFLGQRGLVEDDFLMKVLEGMAFAGFVSERGVPYRPTDLFDELVAHEVARMRADDSHPQRVLRHVKELAEQLYKNENPYPAVAMHKVQRPGEASHLRRAPRPFPRLDEGMVQWIVDQATAKMQGAPPAVKAEKKTTVPSGPPMTAILERSSGLHGNSARRLEVVRNCISYVFEGKMLEAKKLLPAVLRALKGRAARRCLAQELHLHVQQNRAVLDHQQFDFVVRMMNCCLQDCTSLDEHGIAAALLPLVTAFCRKLSPGVTQFAYSCVQEHVVWSTPQFWEAMFYGDVQTHIRALYLEPAEDRDPSQVGEALTQEDERSALDVASEQRRLWPTLSREKQQELVQKEESTVFSQAIHYASRMSYLLLPLDSSKSRLLRERAGLGDLESASNSLVTNSMAGSVAESYDTESGFEDAETCDVPGAVVRFINRFVDKVCTESGVTSDHLKGLHVMVPDIVQMHIETLEAVQRESKRLPPIQKPKLLRPRLLPGEECVLDGLRVYLLPDGREEGAGGSRGGPALLPAEGAVFLTTYRVIFTGMPTDPLVGEQVVVRSFPVAALTKEERINIQTPSDQYLPDGLQLRSCTFQLLKMVFDEEVGSDSAELFRKQLHKLRYPPDIRGTFALTLGSAHTPGRPPRATKDKGPSFRTLSRNLMKNAKRTIGRQYVTRKKYSPPSWEHRGQPPPGDQEDEISVSEELEPSTLTPSLALKPSDRMTMSSLVERACCRDYQRLGLGTLSSSLSRAKSEPFRISPVNRMYAICRSYPGLLIVPQSVQDNALQRVSRCYRQNRFPVVCWRSGRSKAVLLRSGGLHGKGVVGLFKAQNAPSPGQSQADSSSLEQEKYLQAVVSSMPRYADASGRNTLSGFSSAHMGSHVPSPRARVTTLSNPMAALASRRTAPRGKWGSVRAGGRSGGLSTDVGTRLAGMGPPQANGAPPDPGFLRPQRAALYIIGDKAQLKGVRPDPLQQWELVPIEVFETRQVKGSFKKLLKACVPGYPATEPGSASFLCSLEDSEWLIQIHKLLQVSVLVVELLDSGSSVLVSLEDGWDITTQVVSLVQLLSDPFYRTLEGFRLLVEKEWLSFGHRFSHRGAHTLAGQSSGFTPVFLQFLDCVHQVHLQFPMEFEFSPFYLKFLGYHHASHRFRTFLLDSDYERIELGLLYEEKGERRGQAACRSVWEYVERLSKRTPVFYNYLYAPEDAEVLRPYSNVSNLKVWDFYTEETLAEGPPYDWELAQGPPEPPEEERPDGGAPQSRRRVVWPCYDNCPRAQPDAISQLLELWPVGFSLVVVRGLQSTWDPEHVGSLVVAHGLSCLTRDRTCAPCIGRRILNHWTTREAPISLFSMSELQRLETELGRPPERWKDAWDRVKAAQRLEGRQDERGTPSSLLVSSVPHHRRSLGVYLQEGPVGSTLSLSLDSDQSSGSSASGSRQAARRSTSTLYSQFQTAESENRSYEGTLYKKGAFMKPWKARWFVLDKTKHQLRYYDHRVDTECKGFIDLAEVEAVAPGTPTLGAPKTVDEKAFFDVKTTRRVYNFCAQDVPSAQQWVDQIQSCLSDA; encoded by the exons ATGCCTCCAG GGAGTGCGGAAGGCCAGGGCCAGATCCTGCAGCGCTTCCCAGAGAAGGACTGGGAGGACAACCCGTTCCCCCAGGGCATCGAGCTG TTTTGCCAGCCCAGTGGGTGGCAGCTGTGTCCCGAGAGGAACCCACCGACCTTCTTTGTTGCTGTCCTCACCGATATCAATTCCGAGCGGCACTACTGCGCATGCTTGACTTTCTGGGAGCCCGTGGAGCCCACACAG GAAGGGCTGTGCACCGAGGACACTGCcgagagggaagaggaggcaggTGAGGGAGGCCCAGTGGGACTGTCAACCGCAGCTCCTGGCCCGCCCGGCCAGCTGTTTGCTCCAAAGACGCTGGTACTGGTGTCTCGATTGGACCATGCGGAGGTGTTCAGG AACAGCCTGGGTCTCATCTACACCATCCATGTGGAGGGCCTGAACGTGGGCCTGGAGAACGTGGTTGGGAACCTGCTGACGTGCATCATCCCTCTGGCCGGGGGCTCACAG AGAACCATCTCTTTGGGGGCTGGGGACCGGCAGGTCATCCAGACCCCACTCACCGACTCGCTGCCCATCAGCCGCTGCAGCGTGGCCCTGCTTTTCCGCCAGCTGG GCATCACCAACGTGCTGTCTCTGTTCTGTGCGGCGCTCACGGAGCACAAGGTGCTCTTCCTGTCCCGGAGCTACCAGCGCCTCTCGGACGCCTGCCGGGGACTCCTGGCGCTGCTCTTCCCTCTCAGATACAG TTTCACGTACGTGCCCATCCTGCCGGCGCAGCTCCTGGAGGTGCTCAGCACGCCCACACCCTTCATCATCGGAGTCAACGCtgccttccaggcagaggcccAGGAGCTG CTGGATGTGATTGTAGCTGATCTTGATGGAGGGACGGTGACTGTGCCCGAGTGTGTGCACATTCCACCCCTGCCAGAGCCACTGCAGAGCCAGACGCACAGTATTCTGAGCATG GTCCTGGATCCAGAGCTGGAGCTGGCAGATCTCGCCTTCCCTCCACCTACGACGTCCACTTCCTCCCTGAAGATGCAG GATAAGGAGCTGCGCGCCGTCTTCCTGCGGCTCTTTGCTCAGCTCCTGCAAGGCTACCGCTGGTGTCTGCACATGGTCCGCATCCACCCGGAGCCTGTCATCCGCTTCCATAAG GCAGCCTTCCTGGGCCAGCGTGGGCTGGTGGAGGATGACTTCCTGATGAAGGTGTTGGAGGGCATGGCCTTTGCAGGCTTTGTGTCGGAGCGCGGGGTCCCCTACCGTCCTACGGACCTATTTGATGAG CTGGTGGCCCACGAGGTGGCACGGATGCGGGCGGATGACAGCCACCCCCAGCGTGTCCTGCGTCATGTCAAGGAACTGGCCGAGCAGCTCTACAAGAAC GAGAACCCGTACCCTGCTGTGGCTATGCACAAGGTGCAGAGGCCAGGGGAGGCCAGCCACCTGCGGCGGGCGCCCCGGCCCTTCCCCCGGCTAGACGAGGGCATGGTGCAGTGGATCGTGGATCAGGCCACAGCCAAGATGCAGGGCGCACCCCCGGCCGTGAAGGCCGAGAAGAAGACCACCGTGCCCTCAGGGCCCCCCATGA CCGCCATACTGGAGCGGAGCAGTGGGCTCCACGGCAACAGTGCGCGCCGGCTGGAGGTGGTCCGGAACTGCATCTCCTACGTGTTCGAGGGGAAGATGCTTGAGGCCAAGAAG CTGCTTCCAGCTGTGCTGAGGGCCCTAAAGGGGCGTGCGGCCCGCCGCTGCCTTGCCCAGGAGCTGCACCTGCACGTGCAACAGAACCGGGCGGTCCTTGACCACCAGCAGTTCGACTTCGTGGTCCGCATGATGAACTGCTGTCTGCAG GACTGCACCTCCCTGGATGAGCACGGCATCGCAGCTGCTCTGCTGCCCCTGGTCACTGCCTTCTGCCGG AAGCTGAGCCCAGGGGTGACGCAGTTTGCGTACAGCTGCGTGCAGGAGCACGTAGTGTGGAGCACGCCGCAGTTCTGGGAGGCCATGTTCTATGGGGATGTGCAGACCCACATCCGGGCCCTCTACCTGGAGCCTGCCGAGGACCGAGACCCCTCCCAG GTTGGGGAGGCACTCACACAGGAGGACGAGCGCTCTGCCCTGGACGTGGCATCTGAGCAGAGGCGCCTGTGGCCCACCCTGAGCCGCGAGAAGCAGCAGGAGCTGGTGCAGAAGGAGGAGAGCACGGTGTTCAGCCAGGCCATCCACTACGCCAGTCGCATGAGCTACCTGCTCCTGCCCCTGGACAGCAGCAAGAGCCGGCTGCTCCGGGAGCGCGCAGGGCTGGGCGACCTGGAGAGCGCCAGCAACAGCCTGGTCACCAACAG CATGGCAGGCAGCGTGGCGGAGAGCTATGACACAGAGAGCGGCTTCGAGGATGCAGAGACCTGTGACGTGCCCGGGGCCGTGGTCCGCTTCATCAACCGCTTCGTGGACAAGGTCTGCACAGAGAGTGGGGTCACCAGCGACCACCTCAAGGGGCTGCATGTCATGGTGCCAG ACATCGTCCAGATGCACATCGAGACCCTGGAGGCCgtgcagagagagagcaagaggctGCCCCCCATCCAGAAG CCCAAACTGCTTCGGCCACGCCTGCTGCCCGGTGAGGAGTGTGTGCTGGACGGCCTGCGTGTCTACCTGCTGCCGGATGGGCGCGAGGAGGGTGCCGGGGGCAGCAGGGGTGGCCCCGCACTGCTCCCGGCTGAGGGCGCTGTCTTCCTTACCACGTACCGGGTCATCTTCACGGGGATGCCCACCGACCCCCTGG TGGGGGAACAGGTGGTGGTCCGCTCCTTCCCGGTGGCTGCGCTGACCAAGGAGGAGCGCATTAATATCCAGACCCCCAGTGACCAGTACCTGCCGGACGGGCTGCAGCTGCGCTCCTGCACCTTCCAG CTGCTGAAGATGGTCTTTGACGAGGAGGTGGGGTCTGACAGCGCTGAGCTCTTCCGCAAGCAGCTGCACAAGCTGCGGTATCCACCGGATATCAGGGGCACCTTCGCGCTCACCCTGGGTTCTGCCCACACACCCGGCCGGCCGCCCCGTGCCACCAAGGACAAGGGTCCTTCCTTCAG GACCCTGTCCCGGAACTTGATGAAGAACGCTAAGAGGACCATCGGGCGGCAGTATGTCACCCGGAAGAAGTACAGCCCCCCAAGCTGGGAGCACCGGGGCCAGCCACCCCCTGGGGACCAGGAGGACGAGATCTCAG TGTCAGAGGAGCTGGAGCCCAGCACGCTGACCCCTTCCTTGGCCCTGAAGCCCTCGGACCGCATGACCATGAGTAGCCTGGTGGAGCGGGCGTGCTGCCGGGACTACCAGCGCCTGGGGCTGGGCACGCTGAGCAGCAGCCTGAGCCGCGCGAAATCCGAGCCCTTCCGGATCTCCCCGGTCAACCGCATGTACGCCATCTGCCGCAG CTATCCGGGGCTGCTAATCGTCCCCCAGAGCGTCCAGGACAACGCCCTGCAGCGCGTCTCCCGCTGCTACCGCCAGAACCGCTTCCCGGTGGTCTGTTGGCGCAGCGGACGCTCCAAGGCCGTGCTGCTGCGCTCAGGGGGCCTGCACGGCAAGGGGGTCGTCGGCCTCTTCAAGGCCCAGAACGCGCCTTCTCCGG GCCAGTCCCAGGCCGACTCCAGCAGCCTGGAGCAGGAGAAGTACCTGCAGGCCGTGGTCAGCTCCATGCCGCGCTATGCTGATGCGTCCGGTCGCAACACCCTCAGCGGCTTCTCCTCGGCCCACATGGGCAGTCACG TGCCCAGCCCCAGAGCCAGGGTCACCACGCTGTCCAACCCCATGGCGGCCTTGGCCTCCAGACGGACTGCGCCCCGAG GTAAATGGGGCAGTGTCCGGGCCGGTGGGCGCAGCGGTGGGCTCAGCACTGATGTAGGCACCCGGCTAGCAGGCATGGGTCCCCCCCAGGCCAACGGGGCTCCCCCCGACCCAGGCTTTCTCCGGCCCCAGCGTGCAGCCCTCTACATCATTGGAGACAAAGCCCAGCTCAAG GGTGTACGGCCAGATCCCCTGCAGCAGTGGGAGCTGGTGCCCATCGAGGTATTTGAGACACGGCAGGTGAAAGGCAGCTTCAAGAAGCTGCTGAAGGCGTGTGTCCCCGGCTATCCTGCCACCGAGCCCGGTTCAGCCTCCTTCCTGTGCTCGCTGGAAGACTCAGAGTGGCTGATCCAG ATCCACAAGCTGCTGCAGGTGTCGGTGCTGGTGGTGGAGCTCCTGGACTCGGGCTCCTCTGTCCTGGTGAGCCTGGAGGACGGCTGGGACATCACCACTCAG GTGGTGTCCCTGGTGCAGCTGCTCTCAGACCCCTTCTACCGCACCCTGGAGGGCTTCCGTCTGCTGGTGGAGAAGGAGTGGCTGTCCTTTGGCCATCGCTTCAGCCACCGCGGGGCCCACACCCTGGCCGGGCAAAGCAGCGGCTTCACGCCAGTCTTTTTGCAGTTCTTGGACTGCGTGCACCAG GTCCACCTGCAGTTCCCCATGGAGTTCGAGTTCAGCCCATTCTACCTCAAGTTCCTCGGCTACCATCACGCGTCCCATCGCTTCCGGACCTTCCTGCTGGACTCGGACTACGAACGCATCGAGCTGG GGCTGCTGTATGAGGAGAAGGGGGAGCGCCGGGGCCAGGCGGCCTGCCGCTCGGTGTGGGAGTACGTGGAGCGGCTGAGCAAGAGGACGCCGGTGTTCTACAACTACCTGTACGCGCCCGAGGACGCGGAG GTCCTCCGGCCGTACAGCAACGTGTCCAACCTGAAGGTGTGGGACTTCTACACCGAGGAGACGCTGGCCGAGGGCCCCCCCTATGACTGGGAGCTGGCGCAGGGGCCCCCCGAGCCCCCGGAGGAGGAGCGGCCCGATGGGGGTGCCCCCCAGAGCAGGCGCCGGGTGGTGTGGCCCTGCTACGACAACTGCCCCCGAGCCCAGCCCGACGCCATCTCCCAGCTGCTGGAG ttgtggcccgtcggcttctctctagttgtggtgcgcgggctccagagcacatgggatccagagcatgtgggctctttagttgtggcccatgggcttagttgcctgaccagggatcgaacctgcgctccctgcattggaagacggattcttaaccactggaccaccagggaagcccccataagtctgttttctatgtct GAGCTGCAGCGGCTGGAGACAGAGCTGGGCCGACCCCCTGAGCGTTGGAAGGATGCCTGGGATCGGGTGAAAGCTGCCCAGCGCCTTGAAGGCCGGCAAGACGAACGT ggcaCCCCCAGCTCCCTGTTGGTGTCCAGTGTGCCCCACCACCGCCGCTCGCTGGGTGTGTACCTGCAGGAGGGACCCGTGGGCTCCACCCTGAGCCTCAGCCTGGACAGCGACCAGAGCAGCGGCTCAAGTGCGTCCGGTTCCCGCCAGGCAGCCCGCCGCAGCACCAGCACCCTGTACAGCCAGTTCCAGACAGCTGAGAGCGAGAACAG GTCCTATGAGGGCACCCTGTACAAGAAGGGGGCCTTCATGAAGCCCTGGAAGGCCCGCTGGTTTGTGCTGGACAAGACTAAGCACCAG CTGCGCTACTACGACCACCGAGTGGACACGGAGTGCAAGGGCTTCATCGACCTGGCGGAGGTGGAGGCTGTGGCGCCTGGCACTCCCACTCTGGGTGCCCCCAAGACCGTGGACGAGAAGGCCTTCTTCGAC GTGAAGACGACGCGTCGTGTTTACAACTTCTGTGCCCAGGACGTGCCGTCAGCCCAGCAGTGGGTGGACCAGATCCAGAGCTGCCTGTCGGACGCCTGA